In Stomoxys calcitrans chromosome 2, idStoCalc2.1, whole genome shotgun sequence, the following proteins share a genomic window:
- the LOC106084702 gene encoding 32 kDa beta-galactoside-binding lectin lec-3-like yields MAVLFEGKLIQNLEFGHILEIGGKADNEESWFSISLATGKCSSKADFSCDIGFQMTTNPLEEKILFKQLINMQTQEVDDIDFDPAEFRQYFKILITMDEQKFHVSINRQSVTFVRYCLPLNALSTLKIEGHLMVIKQVDHRKYFPTPWPLIQISDDNLMFSQDLPITLQAGHVMVMTMKLLGKTNGRFNLNFPHGDNNKSLVAHISVRFDRRTIVRNAKLPLMTSNPYRLQYGIEETLCDFPFDDLSKPFKLAVGFTPNSLKMAKDGIFLFEFAFRSSHVLSSITGLKILGLNGMRVRLYALDHFHLDDVQCQGFESYSDT; encoded by the exons ATGGCAGTGctttttgagggaaaacttatTCAAAATTTAGAATTTGGTCATATTTTGGAAATTGGTGGTAAGGCAGATAATGAAGAATCATG GTTCAGTATTTCCTTGGCCACAGGCAAATGCAGCAGCAAAGCTGACTTTAGCTGTGATATAGGTTTCCAAATGACCACCAACCCCCTAGAGGAGAAAATCCTATTTAAGCAATTGATAAATATGCAAACACAGGAAGTGGATGACATCGATTTTGATCCTGCAGAATTTCGTCAATACTTTAAAATCCTTATTACCATGGATGAACAAAAATTCCATGTGTCCATCAATCGTCAATCTGTGACTTTTGTGCGTTATTGTCTGCCTTTGAATGCATTGAGTACTTTGAAGATTGAAGGTCATTTGATGGTCATCAAACAAGTGGATCACCGCAAATATTTTCCCACCCCATGGCCCTTAATACAAATCTCCGATGATAATTTGATGTTTAGTCAAGATCTGCCAATTACATTGCAAGCAGGCCATGTTATGGTTATGACCATGAAATTATTGGGCAAAACTAATGGCagatttaatttgaattttcccCATGGGGATAACAATAAGAGTCTAGTGGCCCATATAAGTGTACGTTTCGATAGAAGGACAATTGTTAGAAATGCCAAATTGCCTTTAATGACTTCAAATCCCTATAGACTGCA GTATGGCATTGAGGAAACCTTGTGTGACTTTCCATTTGATGACTTATCGAAACCCTTTAAACTGGCTGTGGGCTTTACACCAAACTCCTTGAAAATGGCTAAGGATGGCATTTTCCTTTTTGAGTTTGCCTTCAGAAGTTCACATGTTTTATCTAGTATTACTGGTCTGAAGATTTTGGGCCTAAATGGCATGAGAGTTCGCCTCTATGCCTTGGACCATTTTCATTTGGATGATGTGCAATGTCAAGGATTTGAATCGTATTCGGATACGTAG
- the LOC106084699 gene encoding 32 kDa beta-galactoside-binding lectin, whose amino-acid sequence MSMVVFRGNFAENLRFGHVLEICGKAKEEAQSFSISLKSSTDVSADDLNVGLQILVNFNKNVIVLRKHLNGEWCDEESKAYETSALMKEFKIYIAMADEKFHISVNKAHLDFYKYRLRLSLLTVLEIDGDLDCVRQVDHRKYFPYSWPPIQVVEERLQFSGDVPMPFKSGHIMVITCKLQGNENGRFVTQLRNITDMERQEFHMSVRFDTKTLVRTSKTIAVEEHYKFGDEEKGGNFPFEDFLKPFRLAFAFTDKQLILAKDGQILFGFKWRSPHILPLIGGLKLFGVNGVQMVVSQLDHIQMEDDMCHGFESYSILDCLENEY is encoded by the exons ATGTCTATGGTAGTTTTTCGAGGAAATTTTGCTGAGAATCTACGATTTGGTCATGTTTTGGAAATTTGCGGTAAAGCGAAGGAGGAGGCTCAAAG tttttccatATCCCTAAAATCTTCAACTGATGTTTCGGCGGATGATCTTAACGTGGGCCTTCAAATATTGGTTAACTTTAACAAAAATGTTATTGTTCTGCGGAAACATCTGAACGGTGAATGGTGTGATGAAGAGTCAAAAGCCTATGAGACCTCCGCCTTGATGAAGGAGTTCAAAatctatattgccatggccgatgAGAAATTCCATATCAGCGTTAATAAGGCCCATTTAGATTTTTACAAATATCGGCTGCGTCTATCTCTGTTGACTGTGTTGGAAATCGATGGTGATTTGGATTGTGTTCGTCAGGTGGATCATAGGAAATATTTTCCCTATTCTTGGCCTCCCATTCAGGTGGTGGAAGAGCGTTTGCAGTTTAGTGGTGATGTTCCAATGCCTTTTAAATCTGGCCACATCATGGTAATCACTTGCAAGCTACAGGGCAATGAAAATGGCCGTTTTGTTACCCAGTTAAGGAATATAACGGACATGGAAAGGCAAGAGTTCCATATGAGTGTTCGTTTTGACACCAAGACACTGGTGAGAACAAGCAAAACCATAGCCGTGGAGGAACATTACAA atTTGGCGATGAGGAAAAAGGTGGCAATTTCCCCTTTGAGGATTTTCTAAAACCCTTCAGACTTGCATTTGCCTTTACCGATAAGCAACTGATTCTAGCAAAAGATGggcaaatactttttggatTCAAATGGCGATCTCCCCATATATTGCCCTTAATCGGTGGCCTAAAATTGTTTGGTGTCAATGGTGTCCAAATGGTAGTCAGTCAACTTGATCACATTCAAATGGAGGATGATATGTGTCATGGATTTGAAAGTTATTCCATTTTggattgtttggaaaatgagtattaa